One genomic window of Oceanispirochaeta sp. includes the following:
- a CDS encoding DnaJ domain-containing protein, whose product MSKRDYYEVLEIEKNANQDEIKKAYRKLAIKYHPDRNQNDVDAEHKFKEATEAYEVLSDTQKKQAYDQYGFSGVDNIGATGLNAQAFSGFEDI is encoded by the coding sequence GTGTCAAAAAGGGATTATTACGAAGTTCTGGAAATTGAAAAAAATGCAAACCAGGATGAAATCAAAAAAGCATACAGAAAACTCGCCATCAAGTATCATCCTGATAGAAATCAGAACGATGTTGATGCAGAGCATAAGTTTAAAGAGGCTACCGAGGCCTATGAGGTCCTTTCAGATACCCAGAAAAAGCAGGCATATGATCAGTATGGTTTTTCCGGTGTTGATAACATCGGTGCTACAGGATTAAACGCCCAAGCCTTTTCGGGTTTTGAAGACATTTT